Proteins co-encoded in one Telopea speciosissima isolate NSW1024214 ecotype Mountain lineage unplaced genomic scaffold, Tspe_v1 Tspe_v1.0072, whole genome shotgun sequence genomic window:
- the LOC122647518 gene encoding protein TIC 214-like, translating to MILKSFLLGNLLSLCMKIINSVVVVGLYYGFLTTFSIGPSYLFLLRARVMEEGTEKKVSATTGFITGQLMMFISIYYAPLHLALGRPHTITVLVLPYLLFHFFWNNHKHFFDYGSTTRNSMRNLSIQCVFLNNLIFQLFNHFILPSSTLARLVNIYMFRCNNKILFVTSSFVGWLIGHILFMKWVGLVLFWIRQNHFIRSNVLIRSKKDLVSELRNSMARIFSILLFITCVYYLGRMPSPIVTKKLKETSETEERGQSEEETDVEIERTSETKGTKQEQEGSTEEDPYPSLCSEEKEDPDKIDETEEIRVNGNEKTKDEFHFHFKETSYKNSPVFKNSYLDGNPENSKLEILKEDEDKDNFWFEKPLVTLLFDYKRWNRPLRYIYLRNNQLKNAIRNEMSQYFFYTCRSDGKQRISFTYPPSLSTFCEMIERKISLYILEKIYPEELYNQWVYTNEEKKKNFSKEFLNRIETLDKGFVTLDVLEKKIRVCNEKIEEEYLPKGYDPFLKGPYRGTIKKLHSIMNDYLIPSIERIWINRIHGIFPTDYREFEQKIDTFDAKSFSIDILNLLTPMSKFDRESRLNLNWKRLSLLAEQERNDLENQAKFFSFLFDAVRIDPKNQRKKKKSIGIKEIRKRVPRWSYKLIDDFEQEVDQEESSEDPIRLRKTKHIIIFTENNANTNTYTNNTKNYDQVDEVTLIRYSQQPNFRRDLIKGSMRSQKRKTTIGKLFQANVHSPLFLDRIDKPFFFHISGMMRLIFRNLMGKNTEFETLDSEEKKTQEKKEEKERIEIAETWDNMLFAQTIRGCLLITHSILRKYLVLPSLIIAKNVVRIFLFQIPEWYEDFKAWNREIHVKCTYNGVQLSEREFPKNWLIEGIQVKILFPFCLKPWYRSKLRSHHRDPMKTKGKKANFCFLTVWGMETELPFGSPRKQPSFFKPIFKELEKKNSKRKKNFF from the coding sequence ATGATTTTGAAATCTTTTCTACTAGGTAATCTATTATCCTTATGCATGAAGATAATCAATTCGGTCGTTGTGGTCGGACTCTATTATGGATTTCTGACCACATTCTCCATAGGGCCCTCTTATCTCTTCCTTCTCCGAGCTCGGGTTATGGaagaaggaaccgagaagaaGGTATCAGCAACAACTGGTTTTATTACGGGACAGCTCATGATGTTCATATCGATCTATTATGCGCCTCTGCATCTAGCATTGGGTAGACCTCATACAATAACTGTCCTAGTTCTACCGtatcttttgtttcatttcttcTGGAACAATCACAAACACTTTTTTGATTATGGATCTACTACCAGAAATTCAATGCGTAATCTCAGCATTCAATGTGTATTCCTGAATAATCTCATTTTTCAATTATTCAACCATTTCATTTTACCAAGTTCAACGTTAGCCAGATTAGTCAACATTTATATGTTTCGATGCAACAACAAGATCTTATTTGTAACAAGTAGTTTTGTTGGTTGGTTAATTGGTCACATTTTATTCATGAAATGGGTTGGATTGGTATTATTCTGGATACGCCAAAATCATTTTATCAGATCTAATGTACTTATTCGATCTAAGAAGGACCTTGTGTCAGAATTGAGAAATTCTATGGCTCGAATCTTTAGTATTCTCTTATTTATCACCTGTGTCTACTATTTAGGCAGAATGCCGTCACCTATTGTCACTAAGAAACTGAAAGAAACCTCAGAAACGGAAGAAAGGGGGCAAAGTGAGGAAGAAACAGATGTAGAAATAGAAAGAACTTCCGAAACGAAGGGGACTAAACAGGAACAAGAGGGATCCACCGAAGAAGACCCTTACCCTTCCCTTTGTTCGGAAGAAAAGGAGGATCCGGACAAAATAGATGAAACGGAAGAGATCCGAGTGAATGGAAACGAAAAAACAAAGGATGAATTCCACTTTCACTTTAAAGAGACATCCTATAAAAATAGCCCAGTTTTCAAAAATTCTTATCTGGATGGAAATCCAGAAAATTCGAAGTTAGAAATActtaaagaagatgaagataaagACAATTTCTGGTTTGAAAAACCTCTTGTTACTCTTCTTTTTGACTATAAACGATGGAATCGCCCATTGAGATATATATACCTAAGAAACAATCAATTGAAAAATGCTATAAGAAATGAAATGtcacaatattttttttatacatgtCGAAGTGATGGAAAACAAAGAATATCTTTTACATATCCACCCAGTTTGTCAACTTTTTGTGAAatgatagaaagaaaaatatctttgTACATACTAGAAAAAATATATCCTGAAGAACTGTATAATCAATGGGTTTATaccaatgaagaaaaaaagaagaacttCAGTAAGGAATTTTTAAATAGAATTGAAACCCTAGACAAAGGATTTGTTACTCTAGAtgtacttgaaaaaaaaattcgagtATGTAATgaaaagattgaagaagaatacTTACCCAAAGGGTATGATCCTTTCTTGAAGGGACCCTATCGAGGAACAATTAAAAAATTGCATTCAATCATGAATGATTATTTAATTCCTTCGATAGAAAGGATTTGGATAAATAGGATTCATGGTATCTTTCCTACTGATTATCGAGAATTTGAACAGAAAATTGATACATTTGATGCGAAATCGTTTTCAATAGACATTTTAAATTTGTTAACCCCTATGAGTAAATTTGACAGGGAATCGAGACTAAATTTAAATTGGAAAAGACTTTCTTTATTAGCagaacaagaaagaaatgaTTTAGAAAATCAAGCTAAAttttttagctttttatttgatgCTGTTAGAATTGatccaaaaaatcaaagaaaaaaaaaaaaatctattggaATAAAAGAAATCCGTAAAAGGGTTCCTCGATGGTCATACAAATTAATCGACGATTTTGAGCAAGAGGTGGATCAGGAAGAATCATCAGAGGATCCGATTCGTTTAAGGAAAACCAAACATATAATCATTTTTACTGAGAACAATGCGAATACCAATACTTAtacaaataatacaaaaaattaTGATCAAGTGGACGAAGTGACTTTAATACGTTATTCACAACAACCGAATTTTCGTCGAGATCTAATCAAAGGATCCATGCGCTCTCAAAAACGTAAAACAACTATAGGGAAACTCTTTCAAGCAAATGTGCATTCGCCGCTTTTTTTGGACAGAATAgacaaaccttttttttttcatatctcCGGAATGATGAGGCTAATTTTTAGGAATTTGATggggaaaaatacagaattcGAAACTTTGGATTCTGAGGAGAAAAAAACgcaggagaaaaaagaagaaaaagagcgAATAGAAATAGCAGAAACCTGGGATAATATGCTATTTGCTCAAACAATAAGGGGTTGCTTATTAATAACCCATTCGATTCTTAGAAAATATCTTGTATTGCCTTCATTGATAATAGCTAAAAATGTCGTtcgtatttttttatttcaaatccCCGAGTGGTACGAAGATTTTAAAGCGTGGAATAGAGAAATTCATGTTAAATGCACTTATAACGGTGTGCAATTATCAGAAAGAGAATTTCCAAAAAACTGGTTAATAGAAGGTATTCAGGTAAagattctctttcctttctgttTGAAACCTTGGTATAGATCTAAGCTACGATCGCACCATAGAGATCCAATgaaaacaaaaggcaaaaaagctaatttttgttttttaacagtCTGGGGAATGGAAACGGAACTTCCTTTTGGTTCTCCCCGAAAACAACCATCTTTTTTTAAACCCATTTTTAAAGAactcgaaaaaaaaaattcaaaaagaaaaaaaaattttttttag
- the LOC122647522 gene encoding NAD(P)H-quinone oxidoreductase chain 4, chloroplastic, with protein MIPWDGCKAKQIASAPRTEDCVGCKRCESACPTDFLSVRVYLWHETTRIRVFLVKAYLVFTTNSFPWLTIIVIFPISAGSLIFFLPHKGNKVIRWYTLCICLLELLLMTYAFCYHFKFDDPLIQLEEDSKWINIFDFHWRLGIDGLSIGPIFLTGFITTLATLAAWPVTRDSRLFHFLMLAMYSGQIGSFSSRDLFLFFIMWELELIPVYLLLFMWGGKKRLYSATKFILYTAGGSIFLLIGVPGMGLYGSNEPTLNFETSANQSYPVALEILFYFGFLIAYAVKSPIIPLHIWLPDTHGEAHYSTCMLLAGILLKMGAYGLIRINMELLPHAHSIFSPWLMIVGTVQIIYAASTSLGQRNLKKRIAYSSVSHMGFPIIGIASISDTGLNGAVLQIISHGFIGAALFFLAGTSYDRIRLIYLDEMGGIAIPMPKIFTMFSSFSMASLALPGMSGFVAELIVFFGILTSPKYLLMAKILITLVMAIGMILTPIYSLSMSRQMFYGYKLFNAPNSYFFDTGPRELFVSISIFLPVIGIGIYPDFVLSVSVDKVEAILSNYFYRL; from the exons ATGATACCTTGGGACGGATGTAAAGCTAAGCAAATTGCCTCTGCTCCAAGAACAGAGGATTGTGTAGGTTGTAAGAGATGTGAATCCGCCTGTCCAACAGATTTCTTGAGTGTCCGGGTTTATTTATGGCATGAGACAACTCGCA TACGGGTTTTTCTGGTCAAAGCATATCTTGTTTTTACCACGAATTCTTTTCCTTGGTTAACAATAATTGTAATTTTTCCGATATCCGCGGgttctttaattttctttcttcctcataAAGGAAATAAGGTGATTCGCTGGTATACTTTATGTATATGTTTATTAGAACTCCTTCTAATGACCTATGCATTCTGTTATCATTTCAAATTCGACGATCCATTAATCCAACTCGAGGAGGATTCTAAATGGATAAATATTTTTGATTTTCACTGGAGATTAGGAATTGATGGACTTTCCATAGGACCCATTTTTTTGACGGGATTCATTACAACTTTAGCTACTTTAGCAGCTTGGCCAGTTACTCGAGATTCCCGATTGTTCCATTTCTTGATGTTAGCAATGTACAGCGGTCAAATAGGATCATTTTCTTCTCGagacctttttctttttttcatcatGTGGGAGTTAGAATTAATTCCCGTTTATCTACTTCTATTCATGTGGGGGGGGAAGAAACGTCTGTATTCGGCTACAAAGTTTATTTTATACACTGCTGGGGGTTCTATTTTTCTGTTAATAGGAGTTCCGGGTATGGGTTTATATGGTTCCAATGAACCAACATTAAATTTTGAAACATCAGCTAACCAATCATATCCTGTGGCATTGgaaattttattctattttggatttcttatTGCTTATGCTGTCAAATCACCGATTATACCCCTACATATATGGTTACCGGATACCCACGGAGAAGCACATTACAGTACATGTATGCTTCTAGCCGGAATCTTATTAAAAATGGGAGCGTATGGGTTGATTCGGATCAATATGGAATTATTACCCCATGCTCATTCTATATTTTCTCCCTGGTTGATGATAGTAGGCACAGTGCAAATAATCTATGCAGCTTCAACATCTCTCGGTCAACGTAACTTAAAAAAGAGAATAGCCTATTCCTCTGTATCTCATATGGGTTTCCCAATTATAGGAATTGCTTCCATAAGTGATACAGGACTCAACGGAGCTGTTTTACAAATAATCTCTCATGGATTTATTGGTGCTGCACTTTTTTTCTTGGCAGGAACGAGTTACGATAGAATACGTCTTATTTATCTCGACGAAATGGGAGGAATAGCTATTCCAATGCCAAAAATTTTTACGATGTTCAGTAGCTTCTCGATGGCTTCTCTTGCATTGCCGGGAATGAGTGGTTTTGTTGCGGAATTGATAGTGTTTTTTGGAATACTTACTAGCCCCAAATATCTTTTAATGGCAAAAATACTAATTACTTTAGTAATGGCAATTGGAATGATATTAACTCCTATTTATTCATTATCTATGTCACGTCAGATGTTCTATGGATACAAGCTATTCAATGCTCCAAactcttatttttttgataCTGGACCACGAGAACTATTTGTTTCGATCTCTATCTTTCTACCTGTAATAGGTATTGGTATTTATCCAGATTTTGTTCTCTCAGTATCAGTTGACAAGGTCGAGGCTATTTTATCTAATTACTTTTATAGATTATAG
- the LOC122647520 gene encoding putative protein TIC 214 N-terminal part produces MILKSFLLGNLLSLCMKIINSVVVVGLYYGFLTTFSIGPSYLFLLRARVMEEGTEKKVSATTGFITGQLMMFISIYYAPLHLALGRPHTITVLVLPYLLFHFFWNNHKHFFDYGSTTRNSMRNLSIQCVFLNNLIFQLFNHFILPSSTLARLVNIYMFRCNNKILFVTSSFVGWLIGHILFMKWVGLVLFWIRQNHFIRSNVLIRSKKDLVSELRNSMARIFSILLFITCVYYLGRMPSPIVTKKLKETSETEERGQSEEETDVEIERTSETKGTKQEQEGSTEEDPYPSLCSEEKEDPDKIDETEEIRVNGNEKTKDEFHFHFKETSYKNSPVFKNSYLDGNPENSKLEILKEDEDKDLIKRLIHKINTRKDKKKFAHYLYI; encoded by the exons ATGATTTTGAAATCTTTTCTACTAGGTAATCTATTATCCTTATGCATGAAGATAATCAATTCGGTCGTTGTGGTCGGACTCTATTATGGATTTCTGACCACATTCTCCATAGGGCCCTCTTATCTCTTCCTTCTCCGAGCTCGGGTTATGGaagaaggaaccgagaagaaGGTATCAGCAACAACTGGTTTTATTACGGGACAGCTCATGATGTTCATATCGATCTATTATGCGCCTCTGCATCTAGCATTGGGTAGACCTCATACAATAACTGTCCTAGTTCTACCGtatcttttgtttcatttcttcTGGAACAATCACAAACACTTTTTTGATTATGGATCTACTACCAGAAATTCAATGCGTAATCTCAGCATTCAATGTGTATTCCTGAATAATCTCATTTTTCAATTATTCAACCATTTCATTTTACCAAGTTCAACGTTAGCCAGATTAGTCAACATTTATATGTTTCGATGCAACAACAAGATCTTATTTGTAACAAGTAGTTTTGTTGGTTGGTTAATTGGTCACATTTTATTCATGAAATGGGTTGGATTGGTATTATTCTGGATACGCCAAAATCATTTTATCAGATCTAATGTACTTATTCGATCTAAGAAGGACCTTGTGTCAGAATTGAGAAATTCTATGGCTCGAATCTTTAGTATTCTCTTATTTATCACCTGTGTCTACTATTTAGGCAGAATGCCGTCACCTATTGTCACTAAGAAACTGAAAGAAACCTCAGAAACGGAAGAAAGGGGGCAAAGTGAGGAAGAAACAGATGTAGAAATAGAAAGAACTTCCGAAACGAAGGGGACTAAACAGGAACAAGAGGGATCCACCGAAGAAGACCCTTACCCTTCCCTTTGTTCGGAAGAAAAGGAGGATCCGGACAAAATAGATGAAACGGAAGAGATCCGAGTGAATGGAAACGAAAAAACAAAGGATGAATTCCACTTTCACTTTAAAGAGACATCCTATAAAAATAGCCCAGTTTTCAAAAATTCTTATCTGGATGGAAATCCAGAAAATTCGAAGTTAGAAATActtaaagaagatgaagataaagAC TTAATAAAAAGATTAATACATAAGATAAATAcaagaaaagataagaagaaattCGCCCATTACCTATATATTTAA